The sequence AATCTCTATACATTTCCAAAATATTAAAGGGCGAAAAACTCCACAAAATGCATATGGCATTAAATAACATACAAAATCCAAAAAATATAAACCAAAAGTAAAGTGCCATTATAATGTTTAGtagatgaaaaaaaatttctatttaaattctatttgtttagTTATgctcataaaaatataaaaatacataaacatccgcagATTAGATATGATATTATGAATCAACAAGATTGATCCTTGTCTCGAAACTCGCGTGACTATTGACAGTTTCAAAATTTACTTCTATCAAAGTTGGATATCAATATCCAAGGAACGATGTCAGGTCTAGAACTCGTGGCTTGATTTATCTgtaaaatttgacaaattcAGAAATGAGATGTCTAAACatattgttaaattaattgcagaagtatttatttaaagaGTTTGCTGATCTTTAGTACAGTAAAATTGCATATACCTACAAATCTTTgtataatgtaaaaatttacGAGGAAAAATCTTCAACCCGGAAATTcagaaaattatgaaattttgaggatatgtagaatatatatgtataggtaTATATAATGCTATTTTCTTTGCTGCTCAAGGTCACTCAAGGGGGGTAAAATAGAATCGTGactgaatattattttctgtCCATTGAAATTTGAGATTGTTAATGGCATATCAGAATTCCATTAAGATTAATTGAAGAACCTCTTGAATCGTGCATAACACTTCTTCGTATATGTTGGTGTTATCAAGTTACAATGTTTCAGACAATTTTCTTCTAATACCTCTTTGTGGAATTAATTACATGATACAATTTCatatacagagtggttggtaactggtggtacaagcggaaacggggtgattctacgcgaaaaaagaagtcgaaaatatagaataaaaatttttcgttcgaggctttgttttcgagaaaattgactttgaattttcgctcggtacgcgtgcactttatcgcgtctcgttataacggatcttactgtagatcgttgtctcgatggaaaaatgtaaaaaaaaaaattaaaagaaaaatgttcattctatattttcgacttcttttttcgcgtagaatcaccccctttccgcttgtaccaccagttaccaaccaccctgtatagtGATCAATATTCACATATATACacgtgaaataaaaaataaaaaaaccgAAAGAAATAACAAGAAATATTGTCGAAGTTCATATACGAAGGATTAATTAAGATATCGTTTTGTGGAGTAATGtgtaataatacaaatttacagccaaatgaaaaattatatttataacattgaATAGCGCTTTTAACTTTCCGCTTTCGTTGCTAAAATGATAGTATCCTTGCAAGACAGTTCTAAGCATTATTAAACATATTAGGAGGGTATTCCATCGCTTTTCTCAATAGGCATACTCAATCCGCTCTTCAAAACATTGTAGGTAATTACCCTAAGGTAATTGCCTACAGGTAACTGTCCTCAGGTAATAACGTGACTGACGTGCCTGGGTAATTTGCAAGAAATTAtacaaagaaaatgaaagGAAAAGTTGGCGAAGAATACCATAAATTTGTATAGAAAGTGTGTGGTTCATGCAAGATAGCGTTCGACCATAAGAGTAAGTTAgaaaaaatttacgaaatgtccagctggacaaattgtaaaacacaaattaaaaataaaaaaaaatcctcAAGAATACTTAATGCGTATGTGATTTTGAACACCAGTGTACAGCTATGAATGcgtgaaatttgtataaacattGTTTATATGTACtatcatatattatttatttatgaaggCAAAGGATCAGAAGAAACATTAATCCTTTCtattcgaaaatttcatgAAGTTTTCGATGTGTTGttatgaattttaatgaatagataggtataatgtTTAATCTACGATTTTTCTTCAAAACATCGCGCAGGATGATTTACGCCTTCGAATATAATCTTCTTCTCTACAACTTGTACTAGGTAAGCCGTTGCCTATGTATCGTTCAATTGTAGGATTCCTGTGCACTCAGCTGCTCAGTCTGACTTTCGTCCGTGTAAGAACGTTCAAAATCTTGCATTTTCAGGAGTCGTAATTGCACGACGTCCGAACTAGTCGGGTGAAGCCTTAATTTATGGCACCTTTAATCCTTAATTTATGGCATGTGACAATAGGTCGAAAGACAGGCGGTCTTCATTGTCTTGCACTTATTATGCCGCAGGTAATACCTTCATTCAAACCGATCGTCATTTTTCGAAGTTAGTAAGAATATTTTgcagaaaagaaggaaaataatgagaaatgaaacaaaagaagcaataaatggtaaaagaaatattatgttAAATTTATATGACCAAggaaaatctttttcttttattctttttatttatttatttaaattttacaatttgtccagtaggacataaAGAAAAATCTTGTCCgcaaaaaattattaacagaAGTCATTTTGCCGTAAAAagtgtaattaaacaattattattaacagaAGCTCTTTTACCGtagaaaaaaatgattaaacaatttttttgcGAAAAAGATTTAACAAATGCCACACGAAACGGATGTCTTCCGAGAGCTtatagaagagaaaaaagtCCTCGGAAATATCTGGAACAGTGCAAAAATAAATCTAACACGGAAATAGACCCCAGTTCCAATAGTTCGAAGAACGCTCAAAATCTGCTGGATATAAATCAAGAGTTGCAAAACGAAAATCATGcagtaaaaaaattaataaaaaaagtcATTGAagtttgttattaattatgtacaAGAAAAGCATTCTGGAAAAGATACTGCTTTCAGACGAAAGCaaatcgaatattttttaatgtggTGGATAGGTTTTAATTTGGTGAAAATCGAATACTGAATTAGATAAAAAAACTATATCCAAACCGTCAAATACGGATGAGGTGGGGTGATGGTATGGAGGTGTATGTGCTCTTCTCGTGTAGGAAAgcttatttttatcgaaaatacCACGGACAAATATAATTAGTTAAATATCTGGAAGCAGAAGTTTGGAAAAAGgcggaaaaataaaatttatattaagattattattttcaacagGATAATGATTCCACACACATAACCtatattattaaacaatttctaaaaatcatttttagtaCACCGTATATGTTAATGACTTAAATTCTATTCAGCATTTTTGGTTTGAATTAGGAAGAAGGATTAAGACACATCATATTAATAAGTAAGATCTGAAGAAAGTACTCCTTgaggaattttttttttattatttatttatttacattttacaatttgtccagtaggacatttggtaaaatattatagctttgtggtatagtaatataatatttttttatttatttatttatttaaattttacaatttgtccagtaggacatttggtaaaatattatagctttgTGGTATagtaatataacatgtgggtggcgtcccccagcggggtaccaccttcgtgtttgttaggttatatcctttgtgagatctgttgggtgtttcctttttagttttttttcTATGCTTGATGTGAATGGTATAAAATAGATCAAAAAgtcataaaaaaaaatgagtaCATTCAATGTCAAATCATCTGAAAATTGACATAAAGAAGTAGGATTACATACtaaatattaaatcaaatgttataataaatttatataacaaaATCGCAAGTGTGCCGATACTTCTGTTTCGCTGAACACTGACCTTTGTGTGTGTTCTACCTTTCTTCTgtgttataattattttttgaatttgtaattatatggtataccatGGTAAACTTTAGAATCGCCagttatattttacaaaaagatTAAATAGAGAATCACATTCTTTACAGATTTATGAAGAAATTTATACGAAGATCCGGATTGTGTCAATATCTTTATTTGGTACCGTACACAAGCTCGTAAAAGTGTTCGCTGAACCGCAGCAGTTTCAGTAATGGCACGCTACGTAAAGTTTATGTGACTGTaggatataaatatattataaacaaagtcagttttatatatatatgtatatacgtatagaattaatgaaattttaatatcattttccaAGAGAATGTTTAATATACGACCCATAGTTCCTCGAAACAAATGTcgaaaaaatttgtatatgaaaatgtattattaaaatagaTATTAACAGAAGTAAAATAGATattaatacaattaaatatatattgataTCACTTATCTTCATTGACTATGAAAtcatatttgtttatttactcATGTGTTACGATTTAAAATTCCCGCGAAAAAATACGCGgcaaaatataatagataatgtatacgtatacaaaaatgtacaaCTAGGATTAAATTTGAAGAACAGCAATatataacaattaaaatatttgtaaaacaaattGCAATTATGGATTCTGAATTTCCCGATCCTGATGAAGAATTTGATTTAGTTCACGAAGATGAATATGAagttttaaaagaaattgaaggtatacaaattataaccTTGCTGTCATAACttcttataaatttatgtaaatgaTCTAAGAATTTGTGTATGAGAAATAGGAAACTTTGTTTAATAGGATATTCTATcctattatttaataaattttttgtttattaatgtaaaaaaagttaattaaagtcacaaaataaatgtaattacaaatttaaattacttttagagcttgaaaaaaaaaaaggagaacaGCCTCAAGAAGTTCAGAATTTGCAGGAGAAGCGGAGAGAAGATGAATTGAATACTGTTATATCAAATCTATATAAGGAATTAAATACTCCTACATCTAGTAAAAACAATGAATTATGTATTCCTGGTAGTAGTAAAGTTATTGAAAGCAATGACAATTTTGGTACAGATATtacaaaaaagagaaattataaTGAACTTTTTGGCGATATCTCTGATATATTAGATGTAAATGATTTCGGTATGTATCTTCATATAGCTTAAAACATTCATATATATGATAAATCATTGTATTTGAATTATAGCTAATATTCAGGAaccaaaagaaaagaaaccaCGATGGAATGAACCTcaagaaattattaaagtgGTAACAGATGCTAAGGttaagtttaatgaatgtgACAGTGGAGTTTCTTTTAACAGAAAAGATGTTGAAAAGTatgttaaaagaaaatacgcTAACTTTTATACTTGAAAGTAGTAAAAGATTCATATTATTTGcttcataattttatttagcaAGAGAGAGTCAATATCATTGAGAGTTCCCCGTTGGAATTTTATTGCTCTGACTAGGCCACATGATGCACAACGTATTTATATAagagtaaaaaataatgagcaaaataaaattaaaaaaagtgCGGATTCGATTTCTAACTTATTGTCAGTACCATATAGTCAACTTAAAACTGCAGCTGAAGAAATTGTAAGTGACTTGAAGATATATATTATCTCTTCTTTCAACATATATTGCAATAACTTTAATGACATGCATATTGTAAGAATTTCAAGTCTTTTTGTAGATATTACAGAATGTTAAGCGTGCCAGTTGTGAAATTCCCTACCTTGCTGCTACAAAATCTGCTAAAGATGATGAACTATGGGTTGATAAATATAGACCTAGATCTTACATGGAATTACTTTCAGATGAAAGTGTAAACAGACACTTATTACATTGGATAAAACTCTGGGATAAAATAGTATTTAATCGAAATTATGTTaataacaagaagaaaaaagtaaattctacatttaaaaatagaaaatttatggATGAAAAAGCTTTTCAGGAAGTAGATAGTAAAGGTTTCCCAATTCAGAGAATTGTGCTACTTAGCGGACCACCTGGATTAGGAAAAACTACGTTAGCCCATTTAGCAGCCAAACATGCTGGCTATAATGTAGTAGAAATTAATGCAAGTGATGAAAGAAGTCCAGATGCATTTAGgtaatttacaattaaaattaatatccaACTGAAATCGCAAATTTGTATAGATATGTATTGTTAAATATAGACAAGTCCTTCTTGCATCAACACAAATGAAAGCAGTAATGGGAAACGATCCAAAGCCAAATTGTTTAGTTTTAGATGAAATTGATGGTGCACCAGCTGCATCAATCGATCTTCTTCTTAAGTTCGTACAAGGTAAATTAGtttcaaaaggaaagaaagataaGACTAAAACTGCTAAACAATCAAATTCTTGTCACCGTCCTGTAATATGTATCTGTAATGAACCATATACCCCTTCCTTAAGGTAAATTTCTAATACAACTTATTTATATGATTCATATACTCCTATGcacgaatattaattttattttatatttattatagagCTCTTAGAGCAGTTGCCCTCATTATACCAGTACCAGAAGTAAGTGCTACAAAAGTAGCAGACAGGTTAATGGAAATATcacaaaaagaaaatttaaaagtaaatCCTGATGCACTTTTAGGATTAGTAAAAGTATCTGGTTGCGATATTAGATCATGTCTAGGAGCATTACAATATATGGGTGGTATTAGTTTAGGCGACAATTTATCTTTTGCATTAAAAGATAGTAGAAAAGGATTGTTCGACTCGTggaaacaaatattaaaaatacccATGAATAGAAGCGGTATACTGCCTCTTTCAGAAAGAGTTCAACTTGTACTAAAAACTGTGCAAAatggtaaattatttttatagtaatattattaatacaaatttttaagatattaataacatttattttttgctttaggagaaacagaaaaattAGCTCAAGGCGTATTCCATAATTATCCAGAAACTTGTAATGATAATTTTAGTTATATAGCATTATGTTTACAATGGTTTCAACtttttgatgaaattttatCACTTATTGCAAATCTTCAAACTTGGTCTGTTATGccttatataaattatacattcgTTGCCTGGCATTTATACTTTGCAACCGCAGGAAATGTTAAATTATCCTATCCTTCCATTGCATATGAAGTAAGAAttacatatattgtatatataattatcatacatatacacatatgaTATGATCTAGActcataaatttaatttaaaaattcaattttcctaGATGAGTCAGAAACATGCAAGGAACGTTGGTATTCTAACTGCTGTTCAACGAAGTAGTGGTCGTAACAGTGTAATTTTAACAATCGACATTGCTCCTTTTCTTCCGGATTTATTATCTCCGCAATTACGAACAGTTTCTGGACATCTACACTCAGACAAAGAGAAGGATGATCTTAATCGATTagtgaatattttaattgacATTGGCCTCACATTCATTCAAGAAAAGAATCTTGATGAAAGTTATGACTACAAACTAGATCCGTAAGTTAGAAAAGTATAGTCTAGATTCGTATGTAAAATgtacaaattaattatattttttcagtaatatatttgaaataggCATTTTTCCGGATTGTAAGTATCATCGAACACTCACATATACAGTGAAACAAATAATTGTTCAAGAGTTAGAAGCTGAACGATTACGACGAGCTGaaaatgcaataaaaaatacaagatCTATTCAAAGTAAAAATGAAGGAATTACAaatcataatgttataaccaaTTCAACATCAAATCCTGTCGCCAAGATATGCAATAATGCAGCTAGCAAAACTAATGTTATAGAACAATCTAAAAATCTTCAAACAAAAACAACAGAAACAGTAATAACTTTCTACGTTTCttttaatgttatttaattcCTCTTCaacataaatattacaaaaataatgataattacAGAAATATAAGGATTTCTTTGGAAGAATTATTACAATCGATCAAGATAAACACAACAAATTGGATAAAGAATCAATGAATTCGTTAAATCGTTTAACAAGGAATGGTGTATGGTATAAATACAAAGAAGGTTTTAGCAATGCAGTTCGCCGAAAAGTTAAAATGAGGAATcttctttaaattattaaatttaattttttgttatttttattattatcatcattattctatgttataaaatgtgtgcttttatttgatttcagagcttaatatgtatttttccaaCCTCCTCATATATGTGAAAGCATTGCTTGTTATAACAAATATACCGTAGACTACTAAAAAACTTCAACTATATTTTTGGACCTAACAGATTCCACTTTTAGCTcctttatattaaaatatttcctcTTAGAGATACagcgatataaaaataaaaaaataagcaAGAATGTATTTATCATTTACTTTTCTTGACTCTtcacatatattttaaaaagtgTACATACGTGACCCCGATTTTtaattcgaaaatattctaatttgtatattttagtCCATTGTCAATTAACTTCTAACTAACTTTGGTTGTTGATTATTATAATGAACACCTTGTGTAAAATTCTAATCCTATATAACTTTGACTTAGAAATTATTGATTTCATCTAAACAAACAGATACGAATGATTTAGTTAACTCATTCTTCAATACTTAGATTCAATACTTAGATTAGTATGGTCCTCGAAAAACGGAACGCTGGGTGCGCTTTTACGTCCGTACACGCGAAAATCCATCACTGCAGCGTTGACGAAGAACCTCTCAAACAAACGCCCCAATTTGAGATAGACATTTTTGAACAGTGTATCGATGAAGTATTCTTTATGTGATGTATTCTTTATGTgaaatttatgatatttcaTTGATATATCCGGTACATCGTTGTTGCAACACTTTTTGATCGGTGAACAATTTATGAATAAAACGTCTTGTCACGATTGATGTTGCTTTTGTGATATCTATGCTACGTGCTTCTCGTTTAACCCAACCGAAATTGTAGTATCAAATCGATTTTTCATCCGACTTTATTTCATATTCTGTACAAGTTTTCTTCAAACCCAAATAGTTTCATTAAAGTTTATTTCTTGTGTTTGATGGAAAGAAGAAACCAGATATTACTTATTTCAACTTTCAGTAGATTATTtgtgttttctttttgttccTGTAGCGGCACgctaataaattcaaatcttATTGTTGTTTTCCCTCGGAGCATCAATATCGTAGGACACACacatattgtattaataaCCAAACTCAGAGCAAAATAATGTCGTCGTTACTTTCAACCGACAAATGCAGTCGAGTTCAAACTTTCCGACTGTCCCCCGAccaatataaataaacgagcGAATTGACGAGCGGGAGAGTTCAGTAATATCGACGCATCAAAGTATATACGAAGTTTCTCGACACACGCGCGTATTTATTCCGATTAATTATATACCAGGACTTGTGCTTTGTATCAAGGCATTACTTTAATAAAGTGCTCACAACTTAGACTATAATAGGGATATTTGAACTACCTCATCCTCTACATTGGTGACCCCGACGTGATCAAATGTCTAAGAACAATTTATCGCACCCGTAACCAATCCGCGTGCCTCCGATGAAGCCGCAGAAGGTATCGTTTTGGTTCACGGTATTTGAGAAACAGCTTGAGGCGGTGGGAATCGAGCGAGATTCCGACAAAGTCGCCACCCTGTTTGGGTGTCTCGAATCAGAGTATCTGGAGCGACTCGAGGATGTTGATTTGGACTCCACGGTCGACAGTCAGTACGACCGGCtaaaggaagaactgatacggAGTCTAGCTGAATCCGACAGCGAGCGGGTTAAAAGACTGGTAGAAAAAAAGGTGATGGGCGACCGTAAGCCGTCCCAATTCTACCACGACCTGAAGAAGCTGGCCAGTC is a genomic window of Bombus huntii isolate Logan2020A chromosome 1, iyBomHunt1.1, whole genome shotgun sequence containing:
- the LOC126866490 gene encoding chromosome transmission fidelity protein 18 homolog isoform X1: MDSEFPDPDEEFDLVHEDEYEVLKEIEELEKKKGEQPQEVQNLQEKRREDELNTVISNLYKELNTPTSSKNNELCIPGSSKVIESNDNFGTDITKKRNYNELFGDISDILDVNDFANIQEPKEKKPRWNEPQEIIKVVTDAKVKFNECDSGVSFNRKDVENKRESISLRVPRWNFIALTRPHDAQRIYIRVKNNEQNKIKKSADSISNLLSVPYSQLKTAAEEIILQNVKRASCEIPYLAATKSAKDDELWVDKYRPRSYMELLSDESVNRHLLHWIKLWDKIVFNRNYVNNKKKKVNSTFKNRKFMDEKAFQEVDSKGFPIQRIVLLSGPPGLGKTTLAHLAAKHAGYNVVEINASDERSPDAFRQVLLASTQMKAVMGNDPKPNCLVLDEIDGAPAASIDLLLKFVQGKLVSKGKKDKTKTAKQSNSCHRPVICICNEPYTPSLRALRAVALIIPVPEVSATKVADRLMEISQKENLKVNPDALLGLVKVSGCDIRSCLGALQYMGGISLGDNLSFALKDSRKGLFDSWKQILKIPMNRSGILPLSERVQLVLKTVQNGETEKLAQGVFHNYPETCNDNFSYIALCLQWFQLFDEILSLIANLQTWSVMPYINYTFVAWHLYFATAGNVKLSYPSIAYEMSQKHARNVGILTAVQRSSGRNSVILTIDIAPFLPDLLSPQLRTVSGHLHSDKEKDDLNRLVNILIDIGLTFIQEKNLDESYDYKLDPNIFEIGIFPDCKYHRTLTYTVKQIIVQELEAERLRRAENAIKNTRSIQSKNEGITNHNVITNSTSNPVAKICNNAASKTNVIEQSKNLQTKTTETKYKDFFGRIITIDQDKHNKLDKESMNSLNRLTRNGVWYKYKEGFSNAVRRKVKMRNLL
- the LOC126866490 gene encoding chromosome transmission fidelity protein 18 homolog isoform X2, which codes for MDSEFPDPDEEFDLVHEDEYEVLKEIEELEKKKGEQPQEVQNLQEKRREDELNTVISNLYKELNTPTSSKNNELCIPGSSKVIESNDNFGTDITKKRNYNELFGDISDILDVNDFANIQEPKEKKPRWNEPQEIIKVVTDAKVKFNECDSGVSFNRKDVENKRESISLRVPRWNFIALTRPHDAQRIYIRVKNNEQNKIKKSADSISNLLSVPYSQLKTAAEEIILQNVKRASCEIPYLAATKSAKDDELWVDKYRPRSYMELLSDESVNRHLLHWIKLWDKIVFNRNYVNNKKKKVNSTFKNRKFMDEKAFQEVDSKGFPIQRIVLLSGPPGLGKTTLAHLAAKHAGYNVVEINASDERSPDAFRQVLLASTQMKAVMGNDPKPNCLVLDEIDGAPAASIDLLLKFVQGKLVSKGKKDKTKTAKQSNSCHRPVICICNEPYTPSLRALRAVALIIPVPEVSATKVADRLMEISQKENLKVNPDALLGLVKVSGCDIRSCLGALQYMGGISLGDNLSFALKDSRKGLFDSWKQILKIPMNRSGILPLSERVQLVLKTVQNGETEKLAQGVFHNYPETCNDNFSYIALCLQWFQLFDEILSLIANLQTWSVMPYINYTFVAWHLYFATAGNVKLSYPSIAYEMSQKHARNVGILTAVQRSSGRNSVILTIDIAPFLPDLLSPQLRTVSGHLHSDKEKDDLNRLVNILIDIGLTFIQEKNLDESYDYKLDPHFSGL
- the LOC126866490 gene encoding chromosome transmission fidelity protein 18 homolog isoform X3; the encoded protein is MLSKRESISLRVPRWNFIALTRPHDAQRIYIRVKNNEQNKIKKSADSISNLLSVPYSQLKTAAEEIILQNVKRASCEIPYLAATKSAKDDELWVDKYRPRSYMELLSDESVNRHLLHWIKLWDKIVFNRNYVNNKKKKVNSTFKNRKFMDEKAFQEVDSKGFPIQRIVLLSGPPGLGKTTLAHLAAKHAGYNVVEINASDERSPDAFRQVLLASTQMKAVMGNDPKPNCLVLDEIDGAPAASIDLLLKFVQGKLVSKGKKDKTKTAKQSNSCHRPVICICNEPYTPSLRALRAVALIIPVPEVSATKVADRLMEISQKENLKVNPDALLGLVKVSGCDIRSCLGALQYMGGISLGDNLSFALKDSRKGLFDSWKQILKIPMNRSGILPLSERVQLVLKTVQNGETEKLAQGVFHNYPETCNDNFSYIALCLQWFQLFDEILSLIANLQTWSVMPYINYTFVAWHLYFATAGNVKLSYPSIAYEMSQKHARNVGILTAVQRSSGRNSVILTIDIAPFLPDLLSPQLRTVSGHLHSDKEKDDLNRLVNILIDIGLTFIQEKNLDESYDYKLDPNIFEIGIFPDCKYHRTLTYTVKQIIVQELEAERLRRAENAIKNTRSIQSKNEGITNHNVITNSTSNPVAKICNNAASKTNVIEQSKNLQTKTTETKYKDFFGRIITIDQDKHNKLDKESMNSLNRLTRNGVWYKYKEGFSNAVRRKVKMRNLL